In Vigna angularis cultivar LongXiaoDou No.4 chromosome 8, ASM1680809v1, whole genome shotgun sequence, one DNA window encodes the following:
- the LOC108345904 gene encoding uncharacterized protein LOC108345904, producing the protein MFSSSPAMGSRNNTTLETVSAAATAIVTAESRVQPTAAPTKRWGGCWSQYWCFGSCKSSKSSKRIGHAVLVPEPVAPTGPAAAAAATAPPNPSTAIVMPFIAPPSSPASLIQSDPPSAIQSPPGLLSLSSLAANAYSSGGPASMFTIGPYAYETQLVSPPVFSNFTTEPSTAPFTPPPESVHQTTPSSPDVPFAQLLASSLDRARKNSGNQKFALYNYDFQPYQQYPGSPGGQLISPGSAFSTSGTSTPFPDRPPTLEFRKGETPKILGVEHFSTQRWSSRLGSGSLTPDGAGQGSRLGSGSVTPDGVGLASRLGSGCVTPDGLGQESRLGSGCLTPDGAGPTNQNISVENQISKEATLANSDSGHPSNATLVDHRVSFELTGEDVARCLANKTGVLHRNMSGSSQGILAKDPVDRERVQRDTDTSCNVCTEKTDDKPYNPVGEGEQCFHKQNSVNSSKEFNFDSSKGVVSGTGGSGSEWWTNRRVAGREGRSANSWAFFPMLQSEMN; encoded by the exons ATGTTCAGCTCCAGTCCTGCCATGGGAAGCCGCAACAACACCACCCTGGAGACGGTCAGCGCTGCTGCCACAGCCATCGTCACCGCCGAATCCAGAGTCCAGCCGACCGCCGCGCCG ACAAAACGTTGGGGAGGCTGCTGGAGCCAATATTGGTGCTTTGGATCTTGTAAAAGCAGTAAAAGCAGCAAGCGAATAGGCCATGCTGTCCTTGTTCCTGAACCTGTTGCACCAACAGGTCcagctgctgctgctgctgctacTGCACCACCAAATCCTTCAACTGCCATTGTAATGCCCTTCATTGCCCCTCCATCTTCTCCTGCATCTTTAATCCAATCTGATCCCCCATCTGCTATTCAATCACCGCCTGGATTACTTTCACTCTCTTCTCTTGCGGCCAATGCTTACTCTTCTGGTGGTCCAGCATCCATGTTCACCATTGGTCCATATGCCTATGAGACTCAACTAGTTTCTCCGCCCGTATTTTCCAACTTCACAACTGAACCATCCACTGCTCCTTTTACTCCCCCACCCGAATCTGTGCATCAAACAACACCTTCATCCCCGGACGTTCCATTTGCTCAATTGTTGGCATCTTCTCTGGACAGGGCTCGGAAAAATAGTGGGAATCAAAAGTTTGCATTATACAATTATGATTTTCAGCCTTACCAACAATATCCTGGAAGCCCAGGTGGCCAACTCATATCACCTGGCTCAGCATTTTCAACTTCTGGCACTTCTACCCCATTTCCTGATAGACCCCCTACTCTTGAGTTCCGCAAAGGGGAAACACCAAAGATCTTGGGTGTTGAACACTTCTCCACCCAAAGATGGAGTTCCAGACTAGGATCTGGATCATTAACACCAGATGGTGCCGGGCAAGGTTCAAGACTTGGCTCAGGATCCGTGACTCCTGATGGTGTTGGGCTGGCTTCACGGTTAGGTTCTGGGTGTGTGACACCTGATGGTCTGGGGCAGGAATCCAGATTAGGTTCTGGCTGCTTGACACCTGATGGTGCCGGGCCAACCAATCAAAACATCTCTGTGGAAAACCAGATTTCTAAGGAAGCAACTCTTGCTAACTCGGACAGTGGACATCCAAGTAATGCAACATTGGTTGATCACAGAGTTTCATTTGAATTAACTGGGGAAGACGTTGCTCGGTGTCTTGCTAATAAAACTGGGGTATTGCATCGAAATATGTCAGGGTCCTCTCAAGGTATACTGGCCAAAGACCCTGTTGACAGAGAAAGGGTGCAAAGAGACACCGATACTAGCTGTAATGTGTGTACAGAGAAAACAGATGACAAGCCATACAATCCTGTTGGAGAAGGAGAGCAATGTTTCCATAAGCAGAATTCTGTAAATTCTTCTAAAGAATTCAATTTTGACAGCAGTAAAGGAGTTGTTTCTGGTACCGGTGGCAGTGGCTCTGAGTGGTGGACTAACAGGAGGGTTGCCGGGAGGGAAGGTAGATCAGCCAACAGCTGGGCTTTCTTCCCAATGTTACAGTCAGAAATGAACTAA